A genomic window from Schistocerca serialis cubense isolate TAMUIC-IGC-003099 chromosome 4, iqSchSeri2.2, whole genome shotgun sequence includes:
- the LOC126473826 gene encoding acyl-coenzyme A diphosphatase FITM2 has product MATRRRPLHQNAGSRLNFRPQESYSFEAKGRKPLPEPSSICNVLLMMVLHVCRKTLFVDTSIKVAVYGGCLFLLSLIADILPFPRSYFSSSANVFNVYFVKLGWGWTLLVAFPFLILTSYTYCCGKRELVLKHLMRLGISTCCWFFWVNTFSYIESNYGRCNPKKHSSKSVCLGAGGSWYGFDLSGHAFILIYSNLVLIEEARAIIGWEGIRDLIRNEEHARSNSDASVSNSPLRLLTEVEFLRLKESYQKFTPYIRSLFIGMTTLSVLWDIMLVSTILYYHIMIEKFISGAIAILMWFVTYRYLYALMRNLPGEGLFKYRDLNINRSVPLNKRSSSTSVKNDIPRFMGMPLYAARNVEEESQQNEDQSSAVKTQL; this is encoded by the coding sequence ATGGCAACGAGAAGGCGCCCGTTGCATCAAAATGCAGGGTCGAGACTTAACTTCAGGCCTCAGGAAAGTTATTCCTTTGAAGCAAAGGGAAGGAAGCCTCTACCAGAGCCGTCGTCGATATGCAACGTCCTACTGATGATGGTGCTTCATGTCTGCAGGAAGACTTTGTTTGTAGATACAAGCATTAAGGTGGCTGTGTATGGTGGTTGTTTATTTCTCCTTTCACTCATAGCAGATATATTACCTTTTCCACGCTCATACTTTTCAAGTTCTGCGAATGTGTTTAATGTTTATTTCGTGAAACTCGGTTGGGGATGGACGCTCCTCGTAGCTTTTCCATTTCTAATTTTGACAAGTTACACTTATTGCTGTGGTAAGCGTGAGCTTGTCCTGAAACACTTAATGAGACTTGGTATATCCACGTGCTGTTGGTTTTTTTGGGTTAATACGTTCAGTTACATAGAATCAAATTATGGAAGGTGCAACCCAAAGAAACACAGCTCGAAATCAGTATGCCTGGGAGCAGGTGGAAGCTGGTATGGGTTTGATTTATCAGGGCATGCATTTATATTGATTTATAGCAATCTCGTGTTGATTGAAGAAGCGAGAGCTATAATAGGATGGGAAGGAATACGCGACTTGATACGGAATGaagaacacgcaagaagcaacagtgatgcgtctgtcagcaataGCCCATTGAGGTTGTTGACAGAAGTTGAGTTCCTGCGTTTGAAAGAGTCGTACCAAAAATTTACGCCCTATATACGTTCCTTATTTATTGGAATGACTACCTTAAGTGTCTTGTGGGACATTATGTTGGTGAGCACAATTCTTTATTACCATATAATGATTGAAAAGTTCATTAGCGGTGCTATAGCAATTCTTATGTGGTTTGTGACGTATAGGTATTTATATGCTTTAATGCGCAACTTACCTGGTGAAGGACTGTTTAAATACAGAGATTTAAATATAAACAGAAGTGTTCCATTAAACAAAAGATCATCATCAACAAGTGTGAAAAAT